A region of Solanum dulcamara chromosome 7, daSolDulc1.2, whole genome shotgun sequence DNA encodes the following proteins:
- the LOC129894177 gene encoding DNA-dependent metalloprotease WSS1-like isoform X1 produces MGVHLLIQGLQSKALLIVSCCGLAPPYMDLNDLNKVWEVKPLKKVRDDEAREILENVAKQVQPIMRKRKWKVKVLSEFCPANPSLLGLNIGGGAEVKLRLRRPNNEWNFYPYAQILDTMLHELCHNEYGPHNTDFYNLLDEIRKECEELMAKGITGTGQGFDLPGKRLGGFSRQPPLASLQQKALAAAENRARVEILLSSGPKRLGGDSSIKAALSPIQAAAMAAERRLHDDLWCGSKMLESEGPSESSKASAIPESRHISVVGTVSKITWECCVCTLLNQPLALLCGACGTPKDRGHEAKVWSCKFCTLQNRHGVERCLACGEWRYSYGPPVSTTDPRIGT; encoded by the exons ATGGGCGTCCACCTTCTTATTCAAGGTCTGCAATCTAAG GCCCTCCTTATTGTCAGTTGTTGTGGTTTAGCACCACCCTATATGGATCTTAATGATCTGAACAAGGTCTGGGAAGTCAAACCTTTGAAGAAGGTGCGTGATGATGAGGCAAGGGAAATTCTTGAAAATGTAGCAAAACAGGTGCAACCTATAATGCGCAAACGGAAGTGGAAAGTTAAGGTGCTCTCTGAATTTTG TCCTGCCAATCCATCTCTTTTGGGACTGAACATAGGAGGAGGTGCTGAGGTTAAGCTTAGATTGCGCCGACCAAACAATGAGTGGAACTTTTACCCTTATGCTCAAATTCTTGACACCATGCTTCATGAACTCTGCCACAATGAATATGGCCCACATAATACTGACTTTTATAACCTATTGGACGAAATCAGGAAG GAATGTGAGGAACTTATGGCTAAAGGAATTACAGGTACTGGACAAGGATTTGATCTCCCAGGAAAGCGATTGGGTGGGTTTTCTCGTCAACCTCCGTTGGCATCATTGCAGCAGAAAGCACTGGCTGCTGCAGAAAACAGAGCACGAGTAGAAATACTTTTGTCATCGGGGCCTAAGCGTCTGGGGGGTGATAGTAGCATCAAGGCTGCACTTAGCCCAATTCAGGCTGCTGCGATGGCTGCAGAACGGAGATTACACGATGATCTGTGGTGTGGCTCCAAAATGTTAGAGAGTGAAGGGCCTTCTGAAAGCTCCAAAGCTTCAGCGATACCGGAGTCGCGTCATATTTCAGTTGTAGGAACCGTTTCTAAGATAACGTGGGAATGTTGTGTGTGCACTTTATTGAATCAG CCTCTAGCTCTCCTCTGTGGAGCTTGTGGAACCCCAAAGGACAGAGGACATGAAGCAAAGGTCTGGTCTTGTAAGTTTTGCACGTTGCAAAATAGGCATGGGGTTGAACGGTGCTTAGCTTGTGGAGAGTGGAGATACTCTTATGGTCCACCTGTTTCAACGACAGATCCTCGTATTGGCACCTAA
- the LOC129894177 gene encoding DNA-dependent metalloprotease WSS1-like isoform X2 yields MDLNDLNKVWEVKPLKKVRDDEAREILENVAKQVQPIMRKRKWKVKVLSEFCPANPSLLGLNIGGGAEVKLRLRRPNNEWNFYPYAQILDTMLHELCHNEYGPHNTDFYNLLDEIRKECEELMAKGITGTGQGFDLPGKRLGGFSRQPPLASLQQKALAAAENRARVEILLSSGPKRLGGDSSIKAALSPIQAAAMAAERRLHDDLWCGSKMLESEGPSESSKASAIPESRHISVVGTVSKITWECCVCTLLNQPLALLCGACGTPKDRGHEAKVWSCKFCTLQNRHGVERCLACGEWRYSYGPPVSTTDPRIGT; encoded by the exons ATGGATCTTAATGATCTGAACAAGGTCTGGGAAGTCAAACCTTTGAAGAAGGTGCGTGATGATGAGGCAAGGGAAATTCTTGAAAATGTAGCAAAACAGGTGCAACCTATAATGCGCAAACGGAAGTGGAAAGTTAAGGTGCTCTCTGAATTTTG TCCTGCCAATCCATCTCTTTTGGGACTGAACATAGGAGGAGGTGCTGAGGTTAAGCTTAGATTGCGCCGACCAAACAATGAGTGGAACTTTTACCCTTATGCTCAAATTCTTGACACCATGCTTCATGAACTCTGCCACAATGAATATGGCCCACATAATACTGACTTTTATAACCTATTGGACGAAATCAGGAAG GAATGTGAGGAACTTATGGCTAAAGGAATTACAGGTACTGGACAAGGATTTGATCTCCCAGGAAAGCGATTGGGTGGGTTTTCTCGTCAACCTCCGTTGGCATCATTGCAGCAGAAAGCACTGGCTGCTGCAGAAAACAGAGCACGAGTAGAAATACTTTTGTCATCGGGGCCTAAGCGTCTGGGGGGTGATAGTAGCATCAAGGCTGCACTTAGCCCAATTCAGGCTGCTGCGATGGCTGCAGAACGGAGATTACACGATGATCTGTGGTGTGGCTCCAAAATGTTAGAGAGTGAAGGGCCTTCTGAAAGCTCCAAAGCTTCAGCGATACCGGAGTCGCGTCATATTTCAGTTGTAGGAACCGTTTCTAAGATAACGTGGGAATGTTGTGTGTGCACTTTATTGAATCAG CCTCTAGCTCTCCTCTGTGGAGCTTGTGGAACCCCAAAGGACAGAGGACATGAAGCAAAGGTCTGGTCTTGTAAGTTTTGCACGTTGCAAAATAGGCATGGGGTTGAACGGTGCTTAGCTTGTGGAGAGTGGAGATACTCTTATGGTCCACCTGTTTCAACGACAGATCCTCGTATTGGCACCTAA
- the LOC129894448 gene encoding mitogen-activated protein kinase kinase 5, with the protein MRPTPPAANSTSSSSSAAAAASMPPPPTAGQRSRPRRRTDLTLPLPLRDVALAVPLPLPPTSAPSSSSSSSSSPLPTPLHFSELERVNRIGSGTGGTVYKVLHRPTGRLYALKVIYGNHEDSVRLQMCREIEILRDVDNPNVVRCHDMFDHNGEIQVLLEFMDKGSLEGSHIPYEQALSDLTRQVLSGLYYLHRRKIVHRDIKPSNLLINSRREVKIADFGVSRVLAQTMDPCNSSVGTIAYMSPERINTDLNHGQYDGYAGDIWSLGVSILEFYLGRFPFSVGRQGDWASLMCAICMSQPPEAPPTASREFREFIACCLQRDPARRWTAVQLLRHPFITQNSPGTTTGSMPLPATNSLSNQVHQAHQLLPPPPHFSSS; encoded by the coding sequence atgcGACCTACTCCACCAGCCGCCAACTccacctcctcctcctcctccgcCGCCGCCGCTGCATCCATGCCTCCTCCCCCTACCGCCGGCCAACGGAGTCGTCCCCGTCGTCGTACCGATTTGACCCTTCCTCTTCCTCTACGTGACGTTGCTCTTGCTGTTCCTCTCCCTCTTCCTCCCACCTCTGCtccttcctcctcctcctcctcctcttcctccccTCTTCCTACACCTTTACATTTCTCTGAGCTCGAGAGGGTCAATCGCATCGGTAGTGGCACCGGAGGTACTGTTTACAAGGTCCTACATCGTCCCACAGGAAGGCTATATGCTCTCAAAGTTATCTATGGTAACCACGAAGACTCTGTCCGCCTCCAGATGTGCCGTGAGATCGAGATTCTCCGAGATGTAGACAACCCTAACGTGGTTAGGTGTCACGATATGTTCGATCACAACGGCGAAATCCAAGTTCTTCTTGAGTTCATGGATAAAGGATCTCTCGAAGGGAGCCACATCCCTTACGAGCAAGCTCTCTCGGATCTAACACGACAGGTTCTCTCCGGCCTCTATTACCTCCACAGGCGTAAGATTGTTCACAGAGATATCAAACCATCCAACCTCTTAATCAACTCGAGGCGTGAGGTAAAGATTGCAGATTTTGGGGTCTCCAGAGTTCTGGCACAAACTATGGATCCTTGCAATTCGTCAGTGGGTACCATCGCTTACATGAGTCCCGAGAGAATCAACACAGATCTGAATCACGGGCAGTACGACGGATATGCTGGGGACATATGGAGTCTTGGGGTGAGCATCCTAGAGTTCTACTTGGGAAGGTTCCCCTTCTCTGTGGGGAGGCAAGGAGACTGGGCCAGCCTTATGTGCGCCATTTGTATGTCTCAGCCTCCTGAGGCACCACCCACTGCTTCCCGGGAGTTTAGGGAGTTCATTGCCTGCTGTTTGCAGAGGGATCCCGCCAGGCGTTGGACGGCGGTGCAGCTCTTGCGCCATCCCTTCATCACCCAGAATAGCCCAGGCACCACTACCGGTAGCATGCCCCTTCCTGCCACTAACTCACTGAGTAATCAGGTCCATCAGGCACATCAATTGTTACCTCCACCTcctcatttttcttcttcttga